One stretch of Eretmochelys imbricata isolate rEreImb1 chromosome 1, rEreImb1.hap1, whole genome shotgun sequence DNA includes these proteins:
- the ARL1 gene encoding ADP-ribosylation factor-like protein 1, producing the protein MGGFFSTIFSSLFGTREMRILILGLDGAGKTTILYRLQVGEVVTTIPTIGFNVETVTYKNLKFQVWDLGGQTSIRPYWRCYYSNTDAVIYVVDSCDRDRIGISKSELVAMLEEEELKKAILVVFANKQDMEQAMTPTEMANSLGLPALKDKKWQIFKTSATKGTGLDEAMEWLVEALKNRQ; encoded by the exons ATGG gTGGCTTTTTTTCCACTATCTTTTCCAGTTTGTTTGGCACTCGGGAGATGAGAATCTTAATCTTGGGACTAGATGGGGCAGGAAAAACAACAATTCTGTACAGGCTACAAGTTGGTGAAGTTGTTACCACCATCCCCA CAATTGGTTTCAATGTTGAGACAGTAACATACAAGAATTTAAAATTTCAAGTCTGGGACTTGGGAGGACAGACAAGTATCAG GCCATATTGGCGGTGTTATTATTCAAATACAGATGCAGTCATTTATGTAGTAGACAGCTGTGATCGAGACAGAATTGGCATTTCAAAATCAGAACTTGTTGCTATGTTGGAG GAAGAAGAGCTGAAAAAAGCCATTTTAGTGGTGTTTGCAAACAAACAGGACATGGAGCAGGCCATGACTCCCACAGAAATGGCAAACTCACTTGGCCTCCCAGCTTTGAAGGACAAAAAGTGGCAGATTTTCAAAACCTCTGCAACCAAAGGCACTGGGCTTGATGAGGCAATGGAATG GTTGGTGGAGGCCTTGAAGAACCGGCAGTAA